One Mycolicibacterium fortuitum subsp. fortuitum genomic window carries:
- a CDS encoding enoyl-CoA hydratase, producing the protein MTTVLTADHGAVRVLTLHRPQSRNALGRELIEELYGALDAADTDETVRAIVLTGTDPAFCAGVDLKQAQALGMEYFEKFRSHNCITKTGELRTPIIGAINGATFTGGLEMALGCDFLIASERAIFADTHARVGILPGGGMTARLPQVVGAAMARRLSMTGEIVDATRAERLGLVTEVVAHDTLLNRALELAGQIAEVPEPTMAGLKEIYTRGTAPLIAPALAAEQQIAGAQTRDFDGLGDRYQAVAQRNRGQIGG; encoded by the coding sequence ATGACAACTGTCCTCACCGCTGACCACGGCGCTGTCCGGGTGCTCACCCTGCACCGCCCGCAGTCGCGGAACGCCCTGGGCCGTGAGCTGATCGAGGAGCTGTACGGAGCCTTGGACGCCGCCGACACCGACGAGACGGTGCGCGCCATCGTGCTGACCGGGACCGACCCCGCATTCTGCGCCGGTGTCGACCTCAAACAGGCGCAGGCCCTCGGCATGGAGTACTTCGAGAAGTTCCGGTCGCACAACTGCATCACCAAGACCGGAGAGTTGCGCACGCCGATCATCGGGGCGATCAACGGGGCGACGTTCACCGGTGGGTTGGAGATGGCGCTGGGATGTGACTTTCTGATCGCCTCAGAGCGGGCGATATTCGCCGACACCCACGCGCGCGTCGGCATCCTGCCCGGTGGCGGGATGACGGCGCGGCTGCCCCAGGTGGTCGGCGCGGCCATGGCGCGCAGGCTGTCGATGACCGGGGAGATCGTCGATGCCACACGCGCGGAACGCCTCGGACTGGTCACCGAGGTGGTGGCACACGACACGCTGCTGAACCGGGCCCTGGAATTGGCCGGTCAGATCGCCGAGGTGCCTGAGCCGACCATGGCAGGTCTCAAAGAGATCTACACCCGGGGCACCGCGCCACTGATCGCACCTGCGCTCGCCGCCGAGCAACAGATCGCCGGCGCGCAGACCCGCGATTTCGATGGGCTGGGCGACCGCTATCAGGCTGTGGCGCAACGCAACCGGGGACAGATCGGCGGCTAG
- the nuoN gene encoding NADH-quinone oxidoreductase subunit NuoN, with product MVTPSIEYGLLSPMLIVFGAAVAGVLVEAFLPRSARYRVQIVLALGGLVAAVVAVVLLARQLHGTPGKPAVLGSVVLDPPALFLQGTIALIGILGILLIAERQSATETAEGARGLDGFTPQASAVPGSVAEQLATKAGVMQTEVFPLTMFAIGGMLLFGAADDLLTMFIALEVLSLPLYLLCGLARRRRLLSQEASMKYFLLGAFSSGFFLYGAAMLYGYAGTLDLSGIATAVASRSPNTPLALIGIALLLVGVLFKVGAVPFHSWIPDVYQGAPTAITAFMAAATKIAAFGAMLRIFYVALPQLRDDWRPVLWAIAILTMVVGTVTAVTQTDVKRMLAYSAVAHSGFILTGVIAANPAGVSSTLFYLFAYGFSTLGAFAVVGLVRNATGEEATGMAQWAGLGRRYPIVGVVFSLFLLAFAGIPLTSGFVSKFAVFKAAGEGGAIPLVIIGVVASAVAAYFYVRVIVLMFFTDPPEDAPEVVVPSGLTTAVITVTAAVTFALGALPQPLLDLANDAQTFLR from the coding sequence ATGGTGACGCCGAGCATCGAATATGGCCTGCTCTCCCCCATGCTGATCGTGTTCGGGGCGGCAGTGGCCGGGGTGTTGGTCGAGGCTTTCCTGCCCCGGTCGGCCCGCTACCGAGTGCAGATTGTTCTGGCACTCGGTGGGCTGGTGGCCGCCGTGGTCGCCGTCGTGCTGCTGGCCCGGCAGTTGCACGGCACCCCGGGCAAGCCGGCGGTGCTGGGCTCGGTGGTCCTCGATCCGCCGGCGTTGTTCCTGCAGGGGACGATCGCCCTGATCGGCATTCTGGGCATCCTGCTCATCGCCGAACGCCAGTCCGCCACAGAGACTGCTGAGGGCGCCCGCGGTCTGGACGGCTTCACACCGCAGGCCTCGGCGGTGCCGGGAAGTGTGGCCGAGCAACTGGCCACCAAGGCCGGCGTGATGCAGACCGAGGTCTTTCCACTGACCATGTTCGCTATCGGCGGCATGCTGCTGTTCGGAGCCGCCGACGATCTGCTGACCATGTTCATCGCACTGGAGGTACTGTCGCTTCCGCTGTATCTGCTGTGCGGCCTGGCCCGCCGCAGACGCCTGCTGTCCCAGGAAGCATCGATGAAGTACTTTCTGCTGGGCGCGTTCTCGTCGGGCTTCTTCCTGTACGGCGCAGCCATGCTGTACGGCTATGCCGGCACCCTGGACCTGAGTGGCATCGCCACCGCCGTGGCAAGCAGATCACCCAACACCCCGCTCGCACTGATCGGTATCGCACTGCTGCTGGTCGGGGTGTTGTTCAAAGTCGGTGCGGTGCCGTTTCACTCGTGGATCCCCGACGTGTACCAGGGCGCGCCGACCGCGATCACCGCATTCATGGCCGCGGCCACCAAGATCGCCGCATTCGGTGCGATGCTGCGCATCTTCTATGTCGCCTTGCCCCAGTTACGTGATGACTGGCGCCCGGTGCTGTGGGCGATCGCGATTCTGACCATGGTGGTCGGGACCGTCACCGCCGTCACCCAAACTGATGTGAAACGCATGCTGGCGTATTCCGCGGTGGCCCATTCGGGTTTCATCCTCACCGGTGTGATCGCGGCCAACCCGGCCGGGGTGTCCTCGACACTGTTCTACCTGTTCGCCTACGGCTTCAGCACGCTCGGCGCGTTCGCGGTCGTCGGCCTGGTCCGCAACGCCACCGGCGAGGAGGCGACCGGGATGGCCCAGTGGGCCGGTCTCGGGCGGCGGTATCCCATTGTCGGCGTAGTGTTTTCACTGTTCCTGCTGGCTTTCGCCGGAATTCCGCTGACCAGTGGATTCGTCAGCAAGTTCGCGGTGTTCAAAGCCGCGGGTGAGGGCGGCGCGATCCCCTTGGTCATCATCGGCGTCGTCGCCAGTGCCGTTGCGGCGTACTTCTACGTGCGGGTGATCGTGCTGATGTTCTTCACCGACCCACCCGAGGATGCTCCGGAGGTCGTCGTCCCCAGCGGGCTGACCACTGCCGTCATCACCGTCACCGCCGCCGTCACGTTCGCGCTCGGCGCGCTGCCTCAGCCACTGCTCGATCTGGCGAACGACGCCCAGACCTTCCTGCGGTGA